The Triticum dicoccoides isolate Atlit2015 ecotype Zavitan chromosome 6A, WEW_v2.0, whole genome shotgun sequence genome has a window encoding:
- the LOC119315280 gene encoding apoptosis-inducing factor homolog B-like — translation MAEAGKPRVVVVGGGIGGALLAKTMEPDADVVLLDPKDYLEITWAELRSTVEPSFAERSLIYHRDYLTTATIVTSSAVSITEHAVLTADGQSLAYDYLVVATGHVFASAGSRTERLTEFQRDNEKIKSSESVLIIGGGPTGVELAAEIAVDYPEKKVTLVHRGSRLLDFIDQKASKKCLDWLTSKKVDVLFQQSVDLKSLSDTEKFYKTSAGETITADCHFVCIGKPLSSSWLHDTILKESLDTKGRIMVEKDLRVKGYNNIFAIGDITDIPEIKQGYLAQKHALLVAKNLKLLIKGAPPSKLATYSTGFPLAIVSLGRKEGLAQLPYLTLTGCIPGMLKSKDLFVGKTRKQMGLNA, via the exons ATGGCGGAGGCGGGAAAGCCCAGGGTGGTGGTGGTCGGCGGCGGCATCGGCGGCGCCCTCCTCGCCAAGACCATGGAGCCCGACGCCGACGTCGTCCTCCTCGACCC GAAGGACTACTTGGAGATCACCTGGGCTGAATTGAGATCAACGGTTGAACCATCTTTTGCTGAGAGATCATTAATATATCACAGAGATTACCTCACCACTGCTACTATTGTAACATCTTCTGCAGTCAGTATCACTGAGCATGCTGTTCTGACTGCTGATGGTCAATCACTTGCATATGATTATCTCGTTGTAGCTACTGGCCATGTTTTTGCTTCTGCTGGAAGCAGAACAGAGAGGCTTACGGAATTCCAGAGAG ATAACGAGAAGATAAAATCTTCTGAGTCTGTGTTGATAATTGGAGGTGGTCCAACTGGTGTTGAACTTGCTGCGGAGATCGCAGTAGACTATCCAGAGAAGAAGGTGACACTTGTTCACAGAGGATCACGATTACTTGATTTCATTGATCAAAAGGCTTCGAAGAAGTGCCTTGATTGGCTGACTTCCAAGAAAGTGGATGTGCTTTTCCAGCAATCAGTTGACCTAAAATCATTATCAGACACAGAGAAGTTCTACAAAACATCAGCTGGAGAAACAATTACAGCTGATTGCCACTTTGTGTGTATCGGTAAGCCACTGAGTTCATCGTGGCTACATGATACCATCCTGAAGGAATCTTTGGACACCAAAGGAAGAATAATGGTGGAAAAGGACCTAAGAGTGAAGGGTTACAATAACATTTTTGCAATTGGTGACATCACTGATATTCCT GAAATCAAACAAGGGTACCTCGCCCAGAAGCACGCGCTGCTGGTAGCCAAGAACCTGAAGCTGCTGATCAAGGGGGCGCCTCCGAGCAAGCTCGCCACCTACAGCACCGGCTTCCCGCTGGCGATCGTCTCCCTCGGAAGGAAGGAAGGGCTGGCTCAGCTACCGTACCTGACGCTCACCGGGTGCATACCAGGGATGCTCAAATCCAAGGACCTGTTTGTCGGCAAGACGAGGAAGCAGATGGGCCTAAATGCTTGA
- the LOC119315281 gene encoding E3 ubiquitin-protein ligase RLIM-like, giving the protein MEEYLNRRSKAAIGFLRRGSGINRSPEETTSQNTDVQGSTSRVNPMKTRLADYQERPRYLHGSYKYASSNVMSGSSSKFPKNFPLRKFGEEKRRQTSFEGADVAESSRRKSDAGCLEGSKKTIVENQSSDAPQTGTEGLTAKDAELIAPDPEVSHPAGSSGMHAHTAESLVRSASLSSKTHRQKDKELNLGTARYSCSSSFSNQPSIPRIPIAGAKPSYSLVSGEQRRGPRGLKNLGCASVSDVLPSGCSSDSVRTRSFDAMRKRTSDGESSSRSRVISDPSSLGHLHTIYPSINGPRIRTTEESVRQQTLRSRSRNIQDSAVSVRTRRTFPRDTRFRMSEEREDAMLHLNESTAGNQQSVGADFSVEEDSSESSIRPVSVELPHAIYSSSRQGSSTRTARRTSSSRFEQSPPQTFRSLARERGGHRRINMEGIAEVLLVLERIEQEAELTYEQLRVLETNLLLGAFASHDQHSDMRMDIDNMSYEELLALEERIGYVSTALSEEQLAKCIRRRLYRPVAAKGNRSVIDDIKCSICQEEFVKGEEVGRLRCEHQYHVCCIRQWLLQKNWCPVCKAPALPSLN; this is encoded by the exons ATGGAGGAGTATTTAAATAGGAGATCCAAAGCAGCAATTGGGTTTCTCAGAAGAGGTTCAGGCATAAATCGAAGCCCTGAAGAGACAACCAGTCAGAACACTGATGTACAGGGAAGCACTTCAAGAGTCAATCCTATGAAAACCAGGCTGGCTGATTATCAGGAGAGACCAAGATACTTACATGGCTCATATAAATATGCAAGCTCAAATGTCATGTCTGGAAGCTCTTCCAAATTTCCTAAGAACTTTCCCCTTAGGAAATTTGGTGAGGAAAAGCGAAGGCAGACGTCGTTTGAAGGGGCTGACGTTGCTGAAAGTAGTAGAAGAAAGTCCGATGCCGGGTGTCTGGAGGGTAGTAAGAAAACCATTGTAGAGAATCAGAGTTCAGATGCTCCACAGACTGGGACAGAAGGATTAACTGCCAAAGATGCTGAACTGATAGCACCTGATCCTGAGGTTTCACATCCTGCTGGTTCTTCAGGTATGCATGCACATACAGCTGAGTCCTTGGTAAGGAGTGCTTCACTAAGTTCTAAAACACATAGACAGAAGGATAAGGAATTGAATTTGGGCACAGCTAGATATTCTTGCTCTTCGTCATTTAGTAATCAGCCTAGTATACCTAGAATTCCTATCGCTGGTGCGAAGCCATCATATAGTCTTGTTAGTGGAGAACAGAGACGTGGACCACGTGGTCTTAAAAACCTTGGTTGCGCTTCAGTCTCTGATGTTCTGCCATCAGGATGCTCGTCTGATTCTGTTCGTACCAGGAGCTTTGATGCTATGAGAAAGAGAACTTCTGATGGGGAAAGCTCTTCCAGATCAAGAGTCATAAGTGATCCATCCAGTTTAGGTCATTTACATACAATATATCCTAGCATTAATGGTCCCAGAATCAGAACTACCGAAGAATCAGTTCGGCAACAAACATTACGAAGCCGCAGTAGAAATATTCAGGATTCAGCAGTATCAGTAAGGACAAGACGGACTTTTCCTAGAGACACTAGGTTCAGGATGTCTGAGGAAAGAGAGGATGCCATGCTTCATCTGAATGAGTCTACCGCGGGGAATCAACAGTCAGTTGGTGCTGATTTTTCTGTGGAAGAGGATTCTTCAGAAAGCTCCATAAGACCAGTCTCTGTGGAACTACCTCATGCAATTTACTCATCTAGTCGTCAGGGATCGAGTACTCGGACTGCCAGGAGAACATCAAGCTCTCGCTTTGAGCAAAGCCCCCCACAAACATTTCGCAGTCTGGCAAGGGAGAGAGGTGGCCACAGACGCATAAACATGGAAGGCATTGCAGAG GTATTGCTAGTGCTGGAGAGGATTGAACAAGAAGCTGAGCTTACTTATGAG CAATTGCGGGTACTGGAGACAAATCTGTTACTTGGTGCCTTCGCCTCCCATGATCAGCATAGCGACATGCGGATGGATATTGACAACATGTCCTATGAG GAACTATTAGCATTAGAAGAGAGAATAGGATACGTAAGTACTGCTCTTTCTGAAGAACAGCTTGCAAAATGTATCAGAAGGCGTTTATATAGACCAGTTGCTGCAAAAGGAAACAGATCAGTCATAGATGACATCAAATGCAGCATATGCCAG GAGGAGTTCGTGAAGGGCGAAGAGGTTGGCAGGTTGCGGTGTGAGCACCAGTACCATGTGTGCTGCATTCGCCAGTGGCTCCTGCAGAAGAACTGGTGCCCAGTCTGTAAAGCTCCAGCGCTGCCCTCTCTGAACTGA